The Carassius carassius chromosome 31, fCarCar2.1, whole genome shotgun sequence genome includes a region encoding these proteins:
- the LOC132111505 gene encoding multiple inositol polyphosphate phosphatase 1-like, with protein sequence MAKQAVTTIFFVLFHCIISYWALMSSCSIHSSPKNSIPAIAKYFGSKGRYEEVNTYLIGDLLATNNSLVTLPPSKCSEIHLTAIVRHGTRYPTTKNIQKMREFYDLVMRDATGNLNGFSEIKSQWKMWYTDEMDGRLVDKGRADHRHLAQRLIKWFPSLLTEDNVRHGRVKLTTSSKHRCVNSTIAFREGLMEGLGTEAELEPAVNDALMRYFDQCERFVKEVENNKSALEEVKRFKEGPEMKSVMEKMADRLKVPYASITVDSVEAAFFLCAYEFTIHDLNSPWCQLFDEEDAQVMEYAGDLKQYWKRSYGHDINSKSSCILFHDLFHRLDQVVDQINSDGALSEAVTVQVGHAETLLPLLSLLDLFKDDIPLSSTNFATQKKRILRSGNIVPYAANLLVVLYKCPEGIRMGVRLNEKSLTLPGLTDPVPMYEDVKKRYGALLEGCDQETVCKINS encoded by the exons ATGGCCAAACAAGCGGTAACAACCATATTCTTTGTTCTTTTTCATTGTATTATAAGTTACTGGGCGTTAATGTCTTCTTGTAGCATCCACTCGTCCCCAAAAAATAGCATTCCAGCGATCGCCAAGTATTTTGGCTCCAAAGGTCGCTACGAAGAGGTCAACACGTACTTAATCGGCGATCTTTTAGCCACAAACAATTCCCTTGTGACACTGCCTCCCTCGAAATGCAGCGAAATTCATTTGACAGCTATAGTCCGGCACGGGACGAGGTACCCGACCACTAAAAACATTCAGAAGATGCGCGAATTTTATGATCTCGTCATGCGTGATGCAACCGGCAACTTAAATGGTTTTTCAGAGATAAAGTCTCAGTGGAAGATGTGGTACACTGATGAAATGGACGGGCGACTGGTGGACAAGGGCCGTGCGGATCACAGGCACCTGGCGCAGAGACTCATCAAATGGTTCCCTTCTTTGCTGACAGAGGACAATGTGCGTCACGGACGCGTGAAACTGACCACCAGCTCCAAGCACAGGTGTGTGAACAGCACCATTGCTTTCAGAGAGGGACTAATGGAAGGACTCGGCACAGAGG CTGAGTTGGAACCTGCTGTTAATGACGCTTTAATGCGTTACTTTGACCAGTGTGAACGGTTTGTGAAAGAAGTGGAGAACAACAAGAGTGCCTTGGAGGAGGTGAAACGTTTTAAAGAAGGCCCTGAGATGAAAAGTGTAATGGAGAAAATGGCTGACAGGCTGAAGGTCCCTTACGCCAGCATCACCGTTG ATTCAGTGGAAGCAGCTTTCTTTCTGTGTGCATATGAGTTTACTATCCATGATCTGAACTCACCCTGGTGCCAGTTGTTTGACGAGGAAGATGCACAG GTGATGGAGTATGCTGGTGACCTGAAACAGTACTGGAAGCGAAGCTATGGGCATGATATCAACAGCAAGTCTAGCTGCATCCTCTTCCATGATCTTTTCCATCGTCTTGACCAAGTTGTAGATCAGATCAA ttcagATGGTGCTCTGTCAGAGGCTGTGACAGTGCAGGTCGGCCATGCTGAGACCCTGTTACCCCTCCTCTCCTTGCTGGATCTGTTCAAGGATGACATCCCTCTTAGCTCAACTAACTTTGCAACCCAGAAGAAGAGAATATTAAGAAGTGGGAACATTGTGCCATACGCTGCGAACCTGCTGGTAGTGCTGTATAAATGCCCGGAGGGGATTAGAATGGGTGTGCGACTCAATGAGAAATCTTTGACCTTGCCTGGACTCACCGACCCTGTCCCAATGTACGAGGATGTGAAGAAACGCTACGGTGCTCTACTCGAGGGTTGTGACCAAGAGACTGTGTGTAAAATTAACAGTTAA